A genomic window from Salvia hispanica cultivar TCC Black 2014 chromosome 5, UniMelb_Shisp_WGS_1.0, whole genome shotgun sequence includes:
- the LOC125190798 gene encoding DNA repair protein RAD16-like isoform X1 has protein sequence MGFKWYSPSEPVSGFKWYSPSEPVSGFKWYSPSEPCGRALLTYSLFPDSSFLVLFLQGLRLSYPYLQVTLRRDSLDVVEEDYYTALYNESQAHFNTYVDAGTLLNNYAHIFDLLRRLRQVIVGPSLY, from the exons ATGGGCTTTAAGTGGTACTCCCCTTCTGAACCTGTATCGGGCTTTAAGTGGTACTCCCCTTCTGAACCTGTATCGGGCTTTAAGTGGTACTCCCCTTCTGAACCGTGTGGGCGAGCTCTACTCACTT ATTCGCTTTTTCCAGATAGTTCCTTTCTCGTATTATTTCTGCAAGGATTGCGACTGTCGTACCCTTATTTACAG GTTACATTGAGAAGAGATTCTCTCGATGTTGTTGAAGAAGACTATTATACAGCACTCTACAACGAGAGTCAAGCACACTTTAATAC ATACGTCGATGCAGGAACACTGTTGAATAACTATGCCCACATATTTGATCTACTCAGACGCCTTCGTCAGGTTATTGTTGGACCATCCTTATACTAA
- the LOC125190798 gene encoding uncharacterized protein LOC125190798 isoform X2, with protein sequence MGFKWYSPSEPVSGFKWYSPSEPVSGFKWYSPSEPCGRALLTYSLFPDSSFLVLFLQGLRLSYPYLQVTLRRDSLDVVEEDYYTALYNESQAHFNTYVDAGTLLNNYAHIFDLLRRLRQLIPTL encoded by the exons ATGGGCTTTAAGTGGTACTCCCCTTCTGAACCTGTATCGGGCTTTAAGTGGTACTCCCCTTCTGAACCTGTATCGGGCTTTAAGTGGTACTCCCCTTCTGAACCGTGTGGGCGAGCTCTACTCACTT ATTCGCTTTTTCCAGATAGTTCCTTTCTCGTATTATTTCTGCAAGGATTGCGACTGTCGTACCCTTATTTACAG GTTACATTGAGAAGAGATTCTCTCGATGTTGTTGAAGAAGACTATTATACAGCACTCTACAACGAGAGTCAAGCACACTTTAATAC ATACGTCGATGCAGGAACACTGTTGAATAACTATGCCCACATATTTGATCTACTCAGACGCCTTCGTCAG TTGATCCCTACCTTGTGA
- the LOC125190798 gene encoding DNA repair protein RAD16-like isoform X3 translates to MGFKWYSPSEPVSGFKWYSPSEPVSGFKWYSPSEPCGRALLTYSSFLVLFLQGLRLSYPYLQVTLRRDSLDVVEEDYYTALYNESQAHFNTYVDAGTLLNNYAHIFDLLRRLRQVIVGPSLY, encoded by the exons ATGGGCTTTAAGTGGTACTCCCCTTCTGAACCTGTATCGGGCTTTAAGTGGTACTCCCCTTCTGAACCTGTATCGGGCTTTAAGTGGTACTCCCCTTCTGAACCGTGTGGGCGAGCTCTACTCACTT ATAGTTCCTTTCTCGTATTATTTCTGCAAGGATTGCGACTGTCGTACCCTTATTTACAG GTTACATTGAGAAGAGATTCTCTCGATGTTGTTGAAGAAGACTATTATACAGCACTCTACAACGAGAGTCAAGCACACTTTAATAC ATACGTCGATGCAGGAACACTGTTGAATAACTATGCCCACATATTTGATCTACTCAGACGCCTTCGTCAGGTTATTGTTGGACCATCCTTATACTAA
- the LOC125190799 gene encoding DNA repair protein RAD16-like, protein MDPWWNPAVERQAQDRIHRIGQFKPIRIVRFIIENTVEERILKLQEKKELVFEGTVGGCSEALAKLTEADLRFLFVT, encoded by the exons ATGGATCCATGGTGGAATCCTGCTGTGGAGCGGCAGGCGCAAGACAGAATTCATCGAATAGGCCAATTCAAACCAATAAG GATTGTgaggtttattattgaaaacaCCGTTGAGGAGAGGATCTTAAAGTTGCAGGAGAAGAAGGAATTAGTATTCGAGGG CACGGTAGGTGGATGTTCGGAGGCACTGGCCAAATTAACAGAAGCTGATCTGAGATTCCTGTTTGTGACTTGA